The genome window AACTTCGCGCCGCCGCTGATGGCGGTGCGAGCGCCGAAGAACGCGCCGATCATCACCGACAGGCCCATGCTCAGGCCGATCACCCAGTCCACCTGCCCGGAAAAGATGAACACCGACAGCGCCGCGATGTTGCTGACGAAATTCATGCTGCGCGCCACGCCACTGGCCTTCACCAGGTCGATGGGGTAGAGCAGCAGGCTGCTGACCGTCCAGAACGCACCAGTACCGGGCCCGGCCACGCCGTCATAGAAACCCAGGCTGAAGCCCTGGGGTGACTGCCAGGTCTTCTTGATCGGTGCATTGCTGTCCAGAGGCGCCTTGGGCGTGCCGCCAAACAACAGGTACAGGCCGCAGGCAAAGACGATCACCGGCAGCATCTTGTTCAGCCA of Pseudomonas fluorescens contains these proteins:
- a CDS encoding TSUP family transporter: MPFELSVDLTTLAILAVVAFIAGFIDAIAGGGGLLTTPALLTAGLPPHLVLGTNKLSSTFGSATASFTFYKRKLFHPRQWTHALVGTLVGALTGAIVAHYLPAEWLNKMLPVIVFACGLYLLFGGTPKAPLDSNAPIKKTWQSPQGFSLGFYDGVAGPGTGAFWTVSSLLLYPIDLVKASGVARSMNFVSNIAALSVFIFSGQVDWVIGLSMGLSVMIGAFFGARTAISGGAKFIRPVFITVVLGLTVRLAWQHWFSVA